A region of Streptomyces cinnamoneus DNA encodes the following proteins:
- a CDS encoding ATP-binding protein, whose product MSEHREHVHLTDLARLVQSKKFPADPLSVGAARRFVRRFCNEIGQDSDTAELLISEVVTNALVHAKSPCQVTCVALWGRPAWFEVRDESPEHPTPRDVDLDASGGRGLLLLDVLADHWHVEDDTSRQAKIICFTLKEGEDDARGAQQREVTAAAVAS is encoded by the coding sequence GTGTCAGAGCACCGCGAGCACGTGCACCTAACTGATCTAGCTCGACTGGTTCAGTCCAAGAAGTTCCCGGCCGACCCCCTCTCCGTTGGAGCCGCCAGGCGGTTTGTCCGCCGGTTCTGCAACGAGATCGGGCAGGACTCGGACACAGCCGAGCTGCTGATCAGCGAGGTGGTCACGAACGCGCTGGTCCACGCGAAGTCACCCTGCCAGGTGACCTGCGTGGCGCTCTGGGGCAGGCCCGCCTGGTTCGAGGTCAGGGACGAATCGCCGGAACACCCGACGCCCCGCGACGTGGATCTGGACGCGTCCGGTGGACGGGGGCTCCTGCTCCTAGACGTCCTGGCCGACCACTGGCACGTCGAGGACGACACGTCACGCCAAGCGAAGATCATTTGCTTCACGCTGAAGGAGGGGGAGGATGACGCAAGAGGCGCCCAGCAAAGGGAAGTTACGGCTGCGGCAGTTGCCTCCTGA
- a CDS encoding ATP-binding protein, which yields MDELADSAATVSAELVTNALHTGGLTLMRVSVHQISARVVQVAVRDGSRSLPVMILAGEADESSRGLPLVHKLTQGRWGVELDPFGKVVYAHLGRTSQVSRPALYAS from the coding sequence TTGGATGAACTGGCCGATTCCGCCGCGACGGTGAGTGCGGAACTGGTGACAAACGCGCTGCACACGGGCGGCCTCACACTCATGCGTGTATCGGTGCATCAGATCAGTGCACGAGTTGTACAGGTTGCTGTTCGAGATGGCTCGCGCAGCTTGCCCGTCATGATCCTTGCTGGCGAAGCCGACGAGTCCTCGCGCGGGCTGCCCTTGGTGCACAAGCTCACCCAGGGGCGCTGGGGAGTCGAGCTCGACCCGTTCGGCAAGGTCGTCTATGCCCACCTCGGCCGAACAAGCCAGGTCTCAAGACCTGCGCTTTACGCCAGCTGA